One part of the Magallana gigas chromosome 5, xbMagGiga1.1, whole genome shotgun sequence genome encodes these proteins:
- the LOC105337376 gene encoding uncharacterized protein → MAVSRAVTINLEEPDDESKLTLMEKWRKHVEKKRKEGHDAKVGICVVTSLLAFQIPSQLIIFLYYIIPTLFIEYSPWVQYYLKVFIVFCCLEFCANYLCVRLYDTMYRTTRDNPQPKEIHERWRNPPEKFVPLHPNRNGTPNGHVEDNHGGLPWTYCDVCELKIPPRTHHCYFCKACILKRDHHCFMVGTCIGHKNQRYFVVMAFWTMVCGLFGGVFTFVYIKHLHWPFAPWTDFFLPLTIYRTLWHGSIPLHIGLMIYHLHMEFLFGALGTFYFISQMLIISQGKTLYELTKEVPVKSSNSVNSNYVSVFGNFWGLNFIFPMQILFQQKDDGVKWEGVKLDHNANCEKQVKYSDKRSSIKTV, encoded by the coding sequence ATGGCTGTCTCTCGCGCGGTCACAATCAATCTGGAAGAACCAGACGATGAATCCAAATTAACATTAATGGAGAAATGGAGGAAACACGtggagaaaaaaagaaaggagGGTCATGATGCAAAAGTAGGAATATGCGTCGTCACAAGTCTGCTGGCCTTCCAAATTCCATCCCAGCTGATCATTTTCCTTTATTACATTATTCCAACATTGTTTATCGAATACAGTCCCTGGGTTCAATATTACCTGAAGgtctttattgttttttgttgcTTAGAATTCTGTGCTAACTACCTGTGTGTTCGTCTGTATGATACAATGTATAGAACCACAAGAGACAACCCCCAACCAAAAGAAATCCATGAACGTTGGCGCAACCCTCCAGAAAAGTTTGTACCCCTGCACCCGAACAGAAATGGAACCCCTAATGGCCATGTAGAGGACAACCATGGGGGCTTACCATGGACGTACTGTGATGTATGTGAACTGAAAATCCCACCGAGAACACACCACTGTTATTTCTGCAAGGCATGCATTCTAAAGCGTGACCACCACTGCTTTATGGTTGGCACCTGTATTGGACATAAAAATCAGAGGTACTTTGTAGTTATGGCATTCTGGACCATGGTGTGTGGATTGTTTGGTGGGGTCTTCACCTTCGTTTACATTAAACACCTACACTGGCCGTTCGCACCATGGACAGACTTTTTCCTTCCTCTCACAATTTACAGGACCCTATGGCACGGCAGCATACCACTCCACATTGGCCTCATGATCTATCATCTGCACATGGAGTTTCTGTTTGGTGCATTGGGAACATTCTATTTTATATCGCAGATGTTGATCATTTCTCAAGGGAAAACTCTGTATGAACTTACCAAAGAAGTGCCCGTTAAAAGCTCCAACTCGGTGAATTCTAACTATGTGTCGGTGTTTGGTAACTTCTGGGGActcaatttcatttttccaaTGCAAATACTATTTCAACAGAAAGATGATGGAGTAAAGTGGGAAGGAGTCAAGTTGGATCATAATGCCAATTGTGAGAAACAAGTGAAATATAGTGACAAAAGAAGTTCAATTAAAACTGTGTAA